Below is a window of Sulfurisphaera ohwakuensis DNA.
CGATAATGAAATTCCTCTTGACCTTTGATAATCCTTGTTATTGCCCTGAGCGCTTCCTCTTTGTAAATATTTACGTTAATTTCTGGTGGTGTCAAACCATTACATTCCATTTTTAATATGTTATCCCTTACATCGCCCATCTTTTTTGCAATGATCTTTATCTCTTGAGAGCTATAACCTAAAGCTTCAGCTAAGTTCCTTATGATTCTCACTCTTTTTCTAATTTCATGGAAATCGTCTAACTGAGGAATTAACTTATATAAACTGTAAATACGTGTAAACAGAAGAAGCCTACTTCCATAGATTTTCCTTGGTAAAAAGCATATTTTTAGTCGTTTAAATTTCTTTATAGTATCGTAAGCTAGTTCATCTCTTCTTCTATCTCTTGATCCACAGATATCCATATCCCTTATTCTTCCTAGATTTCCTATAATTTCATTTGAAATGAAAGCACATTCGGAATTT
It encodes the following:
- a CDS encoding CHAD domain-containing protein: MKTLRPEEYANLNLKEVLGRTKIDEESIHDARVSLRKYYDVLTSLYPVYENSECAFISNEIIGNLGRIRDMDICGSRDRRRDELAYDTIKKFKRLKICFLPRKIYGSRLLLFTRIYSLYKLIPQLDDFHEIRKRVRIIRNLAEALGYSSQEIKIIAKKMGDVRDNILKMECNGLTPPEINVNIYKEEALRAITRIIKGQEEFHYRFINLE